A genomic region of Miscanthus floridulus cultivar M001 chromosome 3, ASM1932011v1, whole genome shotgun sequence contains the following coding sequences:
- the LOC136543877 gene encoding E3 ubiquitin-protein ligase ATL9-like: protein MVASATELVDVGGVERHLLVGEAAELAELHLDLGLLPLLDHHAAAAGGRGGPVVHPDRRARGAGLDREVVESFPTAVYGDVRVAAKSGPSLECAVCLAAFEDRNELRVLSACCHVFHPDCIDP, encoded by the coding sequence ATGGTGGCCAGCGCGACGGAGCTAGTCGATGTCGGCGGCGTCGAGCGCCATCTTCTCGTCGGCGAAGCGGCGGAACTGGCAGAGCTCCATCTGGACCTCGGCCTTCTCCCGCTGCTCGATCaccacgccgccgctgccggcggCAGAGGAGGCCCAGTCGTCCATCCGGATCGCCGCGCGCGCGGCGCCGGGCTCGACAGGGAGGTCGTGGAGTCGTTCCCCACCGCGGTGTACGGCGACGTGCGCGTGGCGGCCAAGTCGGGCCCGTCGCTCGAATGCGCCGTGTGCCTCGCCGCGTTCGAGGACCGCAACGAGCTCCGGGtgctctcggcctgctgccacGTCTTCCACCCGGACTGCATCGACCCCTAG